The following proteins are co-located in the Echinicola sp. 20G genome:
- a CDS encoding DUF4221 family protein yields the protein MIQWRYVLFLGLMLASCHKSKRATFSGKVEITHIKIPITHKQLNTYPISHAFEEQGIPKLVGYNKPAHALNFFDLVAEKAGEVVPLEKQGPNGIGDIKSIYYHNQDSIFLYEQGKLQIVNLQGRLTQSMDLFELVDVKQYGMPVCNLFFKLNYQAENHTLLFTLINQKKPIEGSLVAALDIKNSQVAYLPISHTQVFKDRKGQVGYMRNIGFYGYWQGKILYNFQYASSLFLYDPNGPEPLIQSSGLETAEAETVAMLEDKAPSEAYDQHMLQSTWYFTVMPDPWRNLVYRLEWGAPNPKYEHPSNMEKSMIFSVFDKQLQYLYSYPLPDHTYELNNWFVNKNGLYLNASHPKNTASGEDFMEFDVLKFK from the coding sequence ATGATCCAATGGAGATATGTTTTGTTTTTGGGATTGATGCTAGCTTCTTGCCATAAGTCAAAACGAGCTACTTTTAGTGGAAAAGTGGAAATCACTCATATTAAAATCCCTATTACCCACAAGCAGTTGAATACTTATCCTATTAGTCATGCTTTTGAGGAGCAGGGAATCCCAAAGTTGGTAGGATACAATAAGCCTGCCCATGCTTTGAATTTCTTTGACCTGGTGGCCGAGAAAGCGGGAGAAGTGGTTCCTCTGGAAAAGCAAGGTCCCAATGGGATCGGTGACATCAAGTCCATCTATTACCATAATCAGGATTCAATATTTTTATACGAACAAGGGAAACTACAAATCGTCAATCTTCAGGGCAGATTGACCCAGTCTATGGATCTGTTCGAACTGGTGGATGTGAAACAATATGGCATGCCTGTTTGCAATTTGTTCTTTAAGCTGAATTATCAAGCAGAAAACCATACATTACTTTTTACGTTGATCAACCAGAAAAAGCCTATTGAGGGGAGTTTGGTAGCTGCACTGGACATCAAGAACAGCCAAGTAGCTTACCTACCTATTTCCCATACGCAGGTATTTAAAGACAGGAAAGGACAGGTGGGCTATATGCGAAACATAGGTTTCTATGGTTATTGGCAGGGTAAAATTCTTTATAACTTCCAGTATGCTTCTTCCCTTTTTCTATATGACCCTAATGGCCCTGAGCCCCTTATCCAATCAAGTGGTTTGGAAACAGCGGAAGCGGAAACGGTCGCGATGCTAGAAGATAAAGCTCCAAGCGAAGCCTACGATCAGCATATGCTTCAAAGCACCTGGTATTTTACGGTGATGCCCGACCCATGGCGCAACTTGGTATATAGGTTGGAATGGGGCGCACCCAATCCGAAGTATGAGCACCCCAGCAATATGGAGAAGTCTATGATTTTTTCTGTCTTTGATAAGCAGCTGCAATACCTTTACAGCTATCCCTTACCGGATCATACCTATGAACTCAACAATTGGTTTGTTAATAAAAATGGCCTTTACCTCAATGCATCCCATCCAAAGAACACAGCTTCCGGTGAAGACTTTATGGAGTTTGATGTGTTGAAGTTTAAATAG
- a CDS encoding efflux RND transporter periplasmic adaptor subunit gives MNLKPLFFLPLLAVSAFFSCETKGDKAEEIPIESMRKEVAGTKVTVAKAEKRSFDYLINASGKVEAAQQVTVIIQRQGYLKELGIKEGQSVQAGTLIAQLDNTNNIFQKEKALVQLKNAQASYNSEKLGYATIFEGENTDQITMLEEQLKASSGLLSAEIELKEVEMELAKAAIKAPISGKVADLKIKQGSLVNAGDALCEILSTNLLELHVKVLESDIPFIALGQIAEVYPVSGGAGSLSGKVGSINPKVDENGLVEVGIQLSGASKLLPGMNARAVIRAPQTNSVVVPKQALVYRSGRPVVFTLNGKESKWNYVEVGKDNGREIEILDGVKDGETVITSNNLQLGHQAQVQVVEENK, from the coding sequence ATGAACTTAAAGCCACTTTTTTTTCTACCACTACTGGCAGTATCGGCCTTCTTTTCCTGCGAAACCAAAGGAGACAAAGCAGAGGAGATTCCCATAGAATCCATGCGCAAGGAGGTAGCGGGAACCAAGGTCACCGTAGCCAAAGCAGAAAAGCGCTCTTTTGATTACCTGATCAATGCCTCGGGCAAGGTGGAGGCCGCCCAGCAGGTGACCGTAATCATCCAAAGACAGGGATACCTCAAGGAACTGGGCATCAAGGAAGGCCAGTCCGTGCAGGCAGGCACCCTTATCGCCCAGCTCGACAATACCAACAATATCTTCCAAAAGGAAAAGGCCTTGGTCCAGTTAAAAAATGCCCAGGCTTCTTACAACAGTGAAAAGCTGGGCTATGCCACTATCTTTGAAGGAGAAAATACCGATCAGATTACCATGTTGGAGGAACAGCTCAAGGCCAGCAGTGGCTTATTGTCCGCAGAGATCGAACTCAAAGAGGTAGAAATGGAACTGGCCAAAGCGGCCATCAAGGCCCCGATATCCGGCAAGGTGGCTGACCTGAAGATCAAGCAGGGCAGCTTGGTCAATGCCGGGGATGCGCTTTGTGAAATCCTCAGCACCAACCTTCTGGAGCTCCATGTCAAAGTACTGGAATCCGATATTCCCTTTATTGCTTTGGGACAAATAGCAGAAGTCTATCCGGTTTCCGGAGGCGCAGGCAGCTTAAGCGGAAAGGTCGGCAGCATCAACCCTAAAGTGGACGAAAATGGTCTGGTAGAAGTGGGGATACAGCTTTCGGGCGCATCCAAGCTCCTTCCCGGGATGAATGCCCGTGCCGTCATCCGAGCCCCACAGACCAACAGTGTTGTAGTGCCCAAACAGGCACTGGTATACCGTTCTGGCAGACCGGTGGTCTTTACCCTCAATGGTAAGGAATCCAAATGGAACTATGTGGAGGTCGGCAAGGACAATGGTCGCGAAATCGAAATCCTGGATGGGGTAAAGGATGGGGAAACGGTCATTACCAGTAATAACCTCCAGCTTGGCCACCAAGCCCAGGTTCAGGTAGTAGAAGAAAATAAATAG
- a CDS encoding efflux RND transporter permease subunit: MVRFLLARPIAVTMVFLALMVFSLIAFTKLPISLLPPIDVPQIVVKVSYPNASPEAIEQNVLLPVREGLLTLNGLEDMESKAGSEVGTIRLQFAFGTSMELAYIEVNEKIDRLTNSLPEELDRPQVIRINTNDIPMVRIQVTPKEGIDHAEVTKLAENVLKKRIEQLQGISLVDINGKQERVITVTPNKAVLAGLGMTEQNVINAIQSGNRELPGISVKDGQYRYFLRLASRVDSPTDIEGLPVSAANGHTVALGKVAQVQYEMGETMGYHLYGQQEGLVVTVHKQAAAKMNELMEKVRASVELFKKDYPQVDFAMTQDQSTLLNAGISNLQTSLLFGGIFAFGVLFVFMGNYRMPIIIGLSLPTSLVISFLVFYAFGISINVISLSGLALGLGMLIDNAIIVLDNITRKRQEGLPIFEACVTGVNEVMSALISSVLTTLAVFVPLVFLSGISGALFFDQAVSVAAILFVSLLVAFVLLPLLYKLFFAKQEWSSNKEDSRFFKAILKLYKGAYQKLMAHRKLSLALLFALIPLFLLVGLALPTAGLPPIDKKDAVLEVDWNEPIGVEQNRDRIKNIMASLEGQYEQAEADIGVRQFLLFDGENAVQQATVYMDFENMESKETQMEQLEGLLTENYPMASIEIKDAPNAFDQLFKASIPYYELRWKMLESKQPVEASTMGPWLEKLPLQDWKKGPGLQEESAVIFRIDLEKLALYEVEIGALTGAVEKLFGHYPIDEIKHFNEVTPIKLQGNKNDFGQILNNNYLQGKEGQRYALANFIRVNYENHYKYVTADKTGVYQSLELTGENPAEKEPDLKQWGKDRSLTVSFFGQYFKDQENVKQLMGILGVSVLLLYFILAAQFESFVQPMIVIFTLPLGIGGALLVLWLTGTSLNVMSAIGLVVMLGIMVNDAILKIDTINRLKVKYKEQEKEWSQAKVLDRALYEAGEIRLKPILMTSITTILALLPVIFSAGLGADLQRPLVYSVIGGLTIGTLTALYFVPLAYWAVGRKE, translated from the coding sequence ATGGTCAGATTTTTATTGGCAAGGCCCATCGCAGTGACCATGGTTTTCCTGGCCCTGATGGTCTTTAGCCTGATAGCATTCACCAAACTTCCGATATCCCTGCTGCCACCGATAGATGTACCCCAGATCGTGGTCAAGGTCAGCTATCCCAATGCTTCCCCGGAGGCCATCGAGCAAAATGTACTGCTACCGGTGCGCGAGGGACTGCTTACCCTCAATGGCCTGGAGGACATGGAAAGCAAGGCGGGCAGCGAAGTGGGCACAATCCGCCTGCAATTTGCCTTTGGCACTTCCATGGAGCTGGCCTACATCGAAGTAAACGAGAAGATCGATCGCCTGACCAATAGCCTGCCGGAAGAGTTGGACCGTCCTCAGGTTATCCGCATCAACACCAATGACATTCCCATGGTCCGCATTCAGGTGACGCCCAAAGAAGGCATCGACCATGCGGAAGTGACCAAGTTGGCAGAAAATGTCCTCAAGAAAAGGATCGAACAGCTGCAGGGCATTTCTCTCGTGGACATCAACGGCAAGCAGGAAAGGGTCATCACCGTAACGCCCAATAAGGCCGTCCTGGCAGGACTGGGCATGACCGAGCAAAATGTCATCAATGCCATACAGTCCGGCAACCGCGAGTTGCCCGGCATCAGCGTAAAGGATGGGCAGTACCGTTACTTTTTAAGACTGGCCAGCAGGGTGGATAGCCCTACTGACATTGAGGGTCTTCCGGTCAGTGCAGCGAATGGCCATACAGTGGCACTGGGAAAAGTGGCCCAAGTGCAGTATGAAATGGGCGAAACCATGGGCTACCACCTCTATGGTCAGCAGGAAGGCTTGGTGGTCACGGTCCACAAGCAGGCTGCGGCGAAGATGAATGAACTGATGGAAAAGGTCAGGGCGTCCGTGGAGCTGTTTAAAAAGGATTACCCACAAGTGGACTTTGCCATGACCCAGGACCAATCTACCCTGCTCAATGCCGGGATCAGCAACCTGCAGACCAGTTTGCTTTTTGGTGGGATCTTTGCCTTTGGGGTGCTCTTTGTCTTTATGGGCAATTACCGCATGCCCATTATCATTGGACTGAGCTTGCCCACTTCCTTGGTGATCAGCTTTCTGGTCTTTTATGCCTTTGGCATCTCCATCAATGTGATTTCACTCAGTGGCCTGGCACTGGGCCTGGGCATGTTGATTGACAATGCCATCATTGTACTGGACAATATTACCCGCAAGCGGCAGGAGGGCCTCCCCATATTTGAGGCTTGTGTGACCGGGGTCAATGAGGTGATGTCAGCCCTGATTTCCTCGGTATTGACAACCTTAGCGGTATTTGTGCCCTTGGTCTTTCTAAGTGGGATTTCAGGAGCTTTGTTTTTTGACCAGGCAGTATCTGTGGCAGCTATTCTCTTTGTGTCCTTACTGGTAGCCTTTGTACTTTTACCTTTGCTTTACAAACTGTTTTTTGCCAAACAGGAATGGAGTTCAAACAAGGAGGACAGTCGCTTTTTCAAGGCCATTCTCAAACTATACAAAGGAGCTTACCAAAAACTCATGGCCCATAGAAAGCTCAGCTTGGCCTTGCTTTTCGCTTTGATTCCGCTCTTTCTGCTGGTTGGACTGGCACTGCCCACAGCAGGTTTGCCGCCCATCGATAAAAAAGATGCTGTACTGGAAGTGGATTGGAACGAGCCCATCGGGGTGGAGCAAAATCGGGACCGGATCAAAAATATCATGGCCAGCTTGGAGGGGCAATATGAGCAAGCAGAAGCAGATATAGGGGTAAGGCAGTTTTTGCTTTTTGATGGGGAAAATGCGGTACAGCAGGCTACCGTCTACATGGACTTTGAGAACATGGAAAGCAAGGAAACTCAGATGGAGCAATTGGAAGGTCTCCTGACTGAAAATTACCCCATGGCGAGCATAGAGATCAAGGATGCCCCCAATGCCTTTGACCAGCTGTTCAAGGCCAGTATCCCCTATTATGAGTTGCGCTGGAAAATGCTGGAAAGCAAACAGCCCGTGGAGGCCAGCACCATGGGCCCTTGGTTGGAGAAACTGCCTTTGCAGGATTGGAAAAAAGGACCGGGCCTGCAAGAGGAATCAGCGGTGATTTTCCGTATTGACCTGGAGAAGCTGGCCCTGTATGAAGTGGAGATCGGTGCGCTGACGGGGGCTGTGGAGAAGCTCTTTGGCCATTACCCCATCGATGAGATCAAGCACTTCAATGAGGTCACCCCAATCAAGCTTCAAGGCAATAAAAATGATTTTGGGCAAATCCTCAATAACAACTACCTGCAAGGCAAAGAGGGGCAGCGATATGCCTTGGCCAATTTTATCCGGGTAAATTATGAGAACCACTATAAATACGTGACGGCAGACAAAACAGGCGTGTACCAATCTCTGGAGTTGACAGGGGAAAACCCAGCGGAAAAGGAGCCGGACTTAAAGCAATGGGGCAAGGACAGAAGCCTGACTGTTTCCTTTTTTGGGCAGTACTTTAAGGACCAGGAAAATGTCAAGCAGCTGATGGGGATACTGGGCGTTTCGGTGCTCCTACTGTATTTTATTTTGGCTGCCCAGTTTGAAAGTTTTGTGCAGCCCATGATCGTGATATTCACCTTGCCCTTGGGAATTGGCGGGGCATTGTTGGTGCTTTGGCTGACAGGGACTTCCCTGAATGTGATGTCAGCCATTGGTTTGGTGGTGATGTTGGGTATAATGGTCAATGACGCCATCCTGAAGATCGATACCATCAACCGCTTAAAGGTAAAATATAAGGAACAGGAAAAGGAATGGTCGCAGGCAAAAGTATTGGACAGGGCCCTGTATGAGGCAGGAGAAATCAGGTTGAAACCCATCCTGATGACCTCCATTACCACGATCTTAGCCCTCTTACCGGTGATCTTCAGTGCCGGCTTAGGAGCCGACCTGCAAAGGCCACTGGTGTACAGCGTTATCGGTGGCCTGACCATCGGTACCCTGACGGCATTGTATTTTGTCCCATTGGCGTATTGGGCGGTAGGTAGGAAGGAGTAA
- a CDS encoding efflux RND transporter permease subunit, producing the protein MNSFRIVISFFVLAIIGFALVPKLTVELNPREQQPVLTVSFSVRQSAPELVEKLGTAPLEGLFSQLADLKKIESVSNYNNGRITLRFDKHTDMEFKKFEVASLIRQVYPSLDRKVSYPLIYQSAQRNDEPPILQYSINAPFAAFEIKKVTEDVLKSVINRFDEVEEIQVYGANDLQLYVTYDIQKMQAYGVNRGMLTGMLRSAFGTSYPGMALNHQGEALFIQVDRSLTDVEQLENLRITTRGGKEVYLRDLAKLTLEEAEPNRYYRINGNNSVTMSITSRAGVNKVVLAQKLKQAMEEASELLPADYDVRLEQDDTEYLSKELHKIYQRSGLSILILVVFIFLINRNWRYLTVLFLGILVNLSVTGIILYALGTHLHLYSIAGLTISFGLIVDNAIIMIDHLHKHKNRKVFLALLAASLTTIAALLMVFLLPEDDQKNLTDFAVVVAVMLAVSLLVALLFTPAMYQMLFGDKVGQGRKITFIKLRRRVRWFGRYQRVIGFAAHYRKTFIILLVLLFGLPIFYLPAKWEGQEWNNKTIGSTVYQEDIRPYVDKALGGSLRMFVRGVFEKSGYREAAQTRLYVNVRLPFGNTLDQMDFIVREFEEFLIGVEGVDKFVSNVSSGQQASITITFKEAYENSAVPYQLKGRLSVKATDWSGANWGIYGVGQGFSAGPGGEGIPSFTVMMKGYNFDELERQSEVLAEKLLKHKRIQEVNTNERLSYGEKSSEELVLRFDQQKLALQGTNQYEVIGALQDVSKPSGPALYLNLDEVNYGVMVREKAAEDFSRYDLEETTLIGSEERMFKVSSFGSLDKETTTNSLHKEDRQYIRRVAFEYMGSRKFGNEYLEEVLEEMKRSMPIGYSAETSSYGWGYGKTKRQYTLLLVLILAIFFICAVLFENLKQPFYIIAVIPIAFIGLFLIFSVFDFYFDQGGYAAFVMLGGLAVNAAIFIVNDLNSREAFGVYNRNVLKAVAGKAIPILLTVLSTCFGLIPFIMEGQNEIFWFSLAIGTIGGLVFSMVGVFLALPVFLWRKGRRKQ; encoded by the coding sequence TTGAATTCATTCAGAATAGTCATATCGTTTTTTGTCCTTGCCATTATTGGTTTTGCCTTGGTGCCCAAGCTGACAGTGGAGCTCAACCCTCGTGAGCAGCAGCCGGTATTGACCGTTTCTTTTTCCGTGCGGCAATCCGCTCCCGAATTGGTGGAGAAACTGGGGACAGCGCCTTTAGAGGGACTTTTTAGCCAACTGGCAGATCTCAAGAAGATTGAGTCGGTATCCAATTATAACAATGGCCGGATTACCCTGCGCTTCGACAAGCATACGGACATGGAGTTCAAGAAATTTGAAGTGGCCTCGCTGATCAGGCAGGTTTACCCTTCTTTGGACCGGAAGGTCAGCTATCCTTTGATCTACCAGTCTGCCCAGCGCAATGATGAGCCTCCTATTCTCCAGTACAGCATCAATGCTCCCTTTGCCGCTTTTGAAATCAAAAAGGTCACGGAAGATGTACTGAAGTCCGTGATCAACCGGTTTGATGAAGTGGAGGAAATCCAGGTTTACGGAGCCAATGACCTGCAGCTGTATGTGACCTACGACATCCAGAAAATGCAGGCTTATGGGGTCAACCGGGGCATGTTGACTGGCATGCTGCGCAGTGCCTTTGGGACCAGTTATCCGGGGATGGCGCTGAACCATCAGGGTGAAGCCTTATTTATCCAAGTGGATCGGTCATTGACTGATGTGGAGCAACTGGAAAACCTGCGAATTACTACCAGAGGAGGCAAGGAAGTGTACCTCCGCGACCTGGCCAAGCTGACCTTGGAGGAGGCAGAGCCGAACCGCTATTACCGCATCAATGGCAATAACTCGGTGACCATGAGCATTACCAGCCGCGCCGGGGTCAACAAGGTAGTGTTGGCACAAAAGCTTAAACAGGCGATGGAAGAAGCTTCGGAATTGTTGCCTGCTGATTATGATGTGCGATTGGAGCAGGATGATACCGAATACCTGTCCAAAGAGCTCCATAAGATCTATCAACGCTCTGGGCTTTCCATTTTGATTTTGGTGGTCTTTATCTTTTTGATCAACCGCAATTGGCGTTACCTGACAGTATTGTTTTTGGGGATCTTGGTCAACCTAAGTGTCACGGGCATTATCCTCTATGCTTTGGGGACCCATTTGCACCTCTATTCCATTGCGGGATTGACCATTTCTTTTGGCTTGATCGTGGACAATGCCATCATCATGATCGACCACCTCCACAAGCATAAAAACAGAAAGGTCTTTTTGGCTTTGTTGGCGGCTTCCTTGACGACCATTGCCGCTTTGCTGATGGTGTTTTTATTGCCGGAAGATGATCAGAAGAACCTGACGGACTTTGCGGTGGTGGTGGCCGTGATGCTGGCAGTGTCGCTGCTGGTAGCCCTCCTGTTTACCCCGGCCATGTACCAAATGCTTTTTGGGGACAAAGTGGGGCAGGGAAGAAAAATTACTTTTATCAAGCTGAGGAGACGGGTACGGTGGTTTGGAAGGTACCAAAGGGTCATTGGCTTTGCTGCCCACTATCGAAAGACTTTTATCATTCTCTTGGTCCTGCTTTTTGGACTGCCCATATTTTACCTGCCGGCCAAATGGGAAGGACAGGAATGGAACAACAAGACCATAGGCAGCACGGTTTACCAAGAGGATATCAGGCCTTATGTGGACAAGGCCTTGGGAGGTTCTTTGCGCATGTTTGTTCGTGGGGTATTCGAGAAGTCAGGTTATCGGGAGGCTGCCCAGACCCGTTTATATGTCAATGTACGCCTGCCTTTTGGCAATACTTTGGACCAAATGGATTTTATTGTCCGTGAATTTGAAGAGTTCCTAATAGGAGTGGAAGGGGTGGACAAGTTTGTCAGCAATGTTTCTTCTGGACAACAAGCTTCTATCACCATTACCTTTAAAGAGGCCTACGAAAACTCAGCAGTGCCTTATCAGCTCAAGGGAAGGTTGTCCGTCAAAGCCACGGACTGGAGCGGGGCAAATTGGGGTATTTATGGGGTCGGGCAAGGCTTTAGTGCCGGGCCGGGAGGAGAAGGCATTCCCTCTTTTACGGTGATGATGAAAGGCTATAACTTTGACGAACTGGAAAGACAGTCAGAAGTCCTGGCAGAAAAGCTACTCAAACATAAAAGGATTCAAGAAGTCAATACCAATGAACGCTTGTCCTATGGCGAAAAAAGCTCCGAGGAATTGGTGCTGCGCTTTGATCAGCAAAAATTGGCTCTACAAGGTACCAACCAATATGAAGTGATCGGGGCATTGCAGGATGTATCCAAACCCAGCGGCCCCGCCCTGTATTTGAACCTGGATGAGGTAAATTATGGGGTGATGGTTCGGGAAAAAGCGGCTGAGGATTTTTCCCGCTATGATTTGGAGGAGACTACGTTGATTGGCAGTGAAGAGCGAATGTTCAAGGTGTCCAGCTTTGGATCATTGGACAAGGAAACCACCACCAATTCCCTGCACAAGGAGGATCGCCAGTATATCCGTCGCGTTGCCTTTGAGTATATGGGCTCCAGAAAATTCGGAAATGAATACCTGGAGGAAGTCCTGGAAGAGATGAAAAGGAGTATGCCTATTGGCTACTCTGCAGAAACCTCCTCCTATGGATGGGGCTATGGCAAGACCAAAAGGCAATATACTTTGCTCTTGGTGCTGATTTTGGCCATTTTCTTTATTTGCGCAGTGTTGTTTGAAAACTTGAAGCAGCCTTTCTACATCATTGCCGTGATCCCTATTGCCTTTATAGGCCTGTTCCTGATCTTTTCGGTTTTTGACTTTTACTTTGACCAAGGGGGCTATGCTGCCTTTGTGATGCTGGGAGGCTTGGCCGTCAATGCCGCCATCTTCATTGTCAATGACCTCAACAGCCGGGAAGCTTTTGGGGTGTACAACCGTAATGTGCTGAAGGCCGTAGCCGGAAAGGCCATTCCCATTTTGCTGACGGTGCTGTCCACCTGTTTTGGGCTGATTCCTTTTATCATGGAAGGTCAAAACGAGATCTTTTGGTTTTCACTGGCCATCGGCACCATCGGTGGCTTGGTTTTCAGCATGGTCGGGGTGTTTTTGGCTTTGCCCGTGTTTTTATGGAGAAAAGGGAGAAGGAAGCAATAA
- a CDS encoding 6-bladed beta-propeller, whose product MKYNSVVSFFYILFICLSCEKPSQSDENTIIISLSEKREVPMSEIISKIEYVALPDNFNFSFVDEILFTGESYFFCDFGHTYKIAILDKDFNLTGTIENYGEGPGEYQYITDACINSSWKSLDILSNHKLLRFDFKGNFIEEFKVPYSISKLEHIQNDNYIIHIHPWVKSVVTKNDESLSNYLLYQWNANTNDLTPILPNPYEGELPYMNEPNILKKVNKDYFFTKSFTDSIYWVMDNQVVQKYHLEFRNKLIPMKLLQENDLVELLNQPSTRERYIYHFARLFVSKDYMITSYLENGNGTLIYNRNTGKSISSTKFKNDIDLGPEYLHPRFLQDNIILGNFSPESLMEHYEKHQEQLSQVNNAFTKMAKQLNRDSGSILVKYHLK is encoded by the coding sequence ATGAAATATAATTCTGTCGTATCATTTTTCTATATCCTATTTATCTGCCTTTCCTGTGAAAAGCCATCTCAATCGGATGAAAACACCATCATCATTTCTTTGTCCGAGAAAAGAGAAGTCCCCATGAGTGAGATCATCAGCAAGATCGAATATGTTGCGCTACCTGATAATTTCAACTTCTCCTTTGTGGACGAAATCCTTTTTACAGGGGAGTCCTATTTCTTCTGTGACTTTGGACATACTTATAAAATAGCTATTCTTGATAAAGATTTTAATTTGACGGGAACCATCGAAAACTATGGAGAGGGGCCAGGTGAATACCAGTATATCACTGATGCCTGCATCAATAGTTCCTGGAAAAGCCTTGACATCCTTTCTAATCACAAGCTTCTTCGCTTTGATTTTAAGGGAAATTTTATCGAAGAATTCAAAGTGCCCTATAGTATTTCCAAGCTGGAGCACATTCAAAACGATAATTATATCATTCATATCCACCCTTGGGTAAAAAGCGTTGTAACTAAAAATGATGAATCCTTAAGCAACTATTTACTGTATCAGTGGAACGCCAATACAAATGATTTAACACCCATTTTGCCCAATCCTTATGAGGGGGAATTACCCTATATGAATGAACCTAATATCTTAAAAAAAGTAAATAAGGATTACTTCTTCACCAAATCATTTACCGATTCCATCTACTGGGTCATGGACAATCAAGTAGTCCAAAAATATCATCTAGAGTTTAGAAACAAACTGATCCCCATGAAGCTTTTACAAGAAAATGATTTGGTCGAATTACTGAACCAGCCCAGCACAAGAGAAAGGTATATTTATCATTTTGCAAGACTCTTTGTGAGCAAGGATTATATGATCACATCTTACCTGGAAAATGGCAACGGTACTTTAATTTATAATAGAAACACTGGAAAATCCATTTCGAGTACCAAGTTCAAAAACGATATTGACTTGGGACCGGAATACCTGCACCCCAGGTTCCTCCAGGACAACATTATTTTGGGCAACTTTTCTCCTGAATCACTGATGGAACATTATGAAAAACACCAAGAACAATTATCACAGGTTAATAATGCTTTCACCAAAATGGCCAAGCAACTCAACCGAGATTCCGGAAGTATTTTGGTAAAGTATCATTTGAAATAG